A window from Haloarchaeobius amylolyticus encodes these proteins:
- a CDS encoding cation:proton antiporter: MSVPPLLAIGTGVGLAALAGTLATRYDQSTVAAYILTGVSLGVVVPLLPWQAHLAGLREVVIDGGIVLLLFSLGLHVDAHELVADARLATALGSIDFAINFTAGALVGLAFGFGPLGSLAMAGIVYASSSALVTRALAQQGWLEAPEAAPIVRSLVVEDVVVGVYLTVLTALAARGGSTLAGVLGALQGLAFLAVVAALGWYGTGTLSRLLATASTEALLLRVLAVTTLVAGGAQALGVSAGVAAFVVGAVVDETPHDDRVERVARPLRSLFDVGLFVAIGAGVEPAAVFGVLDLLVAALAVSVGGKLVTGWLAGRLYDLPRRGSLRVGLGLLARGEFSMIIATLTASAGVPGAAGILPPFAVAYVLVTSVLGASLLHNESRLVAAIPGFE, encoded by the coding sequence GTGAGCGTCCCCCCGCTCCTCGCCATCGGTACCGGGGTCGGCCTCGCCGCCCTCGCGGGCACCCTGGCGACGCGGTACGACCAGTCGACGGTCGCCGCCTACATCCTCACGGGCGTCTCGCTGGGCGTCGTCGTCCCCCTGCTCCCGTGGCAGGCCCACCTCGCCGGCCTCCGCGAGGTGGTCATCGACGGCGGCATCGTCCTGCTGCTGTTCTCCCTCGGCCTGCACGTCGACGCCCACGAGCTGGTCGCCGACGCCCGGCTGGCGACCGCCCTCGGGTCCATCGACTTCGCGATCAACTTCACCGCGGGCGCGCTCGTGGGACTCGCGTTCGGCTTCGGGCCGCTCGGGAGCCTCGCGATGGCCGGCATCGTCTACGCCTCCTCCAGCGCGCTCGTCACCCGGGCGCTCGCCCAGCAGGGCTGGCTGGAGGCGCCTGAGGCGGCTCCCATCGTCCGGTCGCTGGTCGTCGAGGACGTGGTCGTCGGGGTCTACCTGACGGTCCTGACCGCCCTCGCGGCGAGGGGTGGCTCGACCCTCGCCGGCGTCCTCGGGGCGCTGCAGGGCCTCGCATTCCTCGCCGTCGTCGCAGCCCTCGGCTGGTACGGGACCGGGACGCTCTCCCGGTTGCTCGCGACCGCGTCGACCGAGGCTCTCCTGCTCCGGGTGCTCGCCGTCACGACCCTGGTGGCTGGCGGCGCACAGGCCCTCGGCGTGAGCGCCGGCGTCGCGGCCTTCGTCGTCGGGGCGGTCGTGGACGAGACGCCTCACGACGACCGGGTCGAACGCGTCGCCCGGCCCCTGCGCAGCCTGTTCGACGTGGGCCTGTTCGTGGCCATCGGGGCCGGCGTGGAGCCCGCCGCAGTATTCGGGGTTCTCGACCTGCTGGTGGCCGCACTCGCCGTCTCCGTCGGCGGGAAACTCGTCACCGGCTGGCTCGCCGGCCGGCTCTACGACCTGCCGCGGCGCGGGTCGCTCCGGGTCGGCCTCGGCCTCCTCGCCCGGGGCGAGTTCTCCATGATAATCGCGACGCTGACCGCGTCCGCGGGCGTCCCCGGGGCGGCCGGCATCCTGCCCCCGTTCGCGGTCGCGTACGTCCTCGTGACCAGCGTCCTCGGGGCGAGTCTCCTCCACAACGAGTCCCGGCTCGTCGCGGCCATCCCCGGTTTCGAGTGA
- a CDS encoding helix-turn-helix transcriptional regulator, whose product MRTLPLDSGDQESTVTPEPLVGVSGFKRDQLVVLWELADSNPSGVNLMAELESQYGTELNRGRLYQNLSDLVADDFVQKRPVDGRTNAYRLTDTGQRCVRAHLAWVSRRLSE is encoded by the coding sequence ATGAGAACGCTACCCCTCGACAGTGGCGACCAGGAATCGACCGTGACGCCCGAACCCCTCGTCGGGGTCTCCGGGTTCAAACGAGACCAGCTCGTCGTCCTCTGGGAACTGGCAGACAGCAACCCCAGCGGCGTGAACCTCATGGCAGAACTCGAGTCCCAGTACGGGACCGAACTGAACCGCGGGCGACTCTACCAGAACCTCTCCGACCTCGTCGCCGACGACTTCGTCCAGAAGCGACCGGTCGACGGGCGGACGAACGCGTACCGACTCACCGACACCGGACAGCGATGCGTCCGGGCGCACCTCGCATGGGTCAGTCGCCGGCTCTCGGAGTGA